The Candidatus Krumholzibacteriia bacterium genomic sequence GGTGATCTCCTCGAACTCGGGGCGCTGTCCCGGTTCGATCCAGCCCGCCGGTGACTTCATGCGGGCCACGCTGACGGCGTCGTGGCCGCTGTTCACGCGACCGGCGAATTCCTCGATCCGTTTCGGCTCGGTGCCGGCGGCTTCGATCACGGTGGGTGCGTCGATCTTGCGAGGCACGGTACGGACCTCTCGTGAGGGGGAGCGGGGTCAGTCGTCGTCGACCAGGCCGGCCAACAGGTCGCGGGGGCCGAAGACCAGTTCGAACTCCTCGCACACCACGTCCATGTTCGGCGAGAAGTGGCGTCCGGACGCCGCGAGGACGCGTTCGTAGTACGCCTGGTGGTCGCGTCGCCAGTTCTCGAGGCTGCCGTCGCCCTCGCCCTCGCGACCGGCGAACGCACGGGTGACGTGCTCGAAGGCACACACCCGAACCCTCGTGGTGCGCACGATGGCCCGGGCGACACCGCGGCCGTCGAGGACCACGGTGTGGTCGCCCACGCGTGGTAGGGGTCGTCCGGTGGCCTCGAGTTCGGCCACGCTGGGCGCCGTGGCGCGCTTGCGGCCGGTCAGGATCAGATTGCAGAGTTCGTCGGCGAGCTCCTGGCTGTCGCCGAAGCGATCGGCCGTGAAGGTCCAGGGGGTGTGCGCGGGGTCCTGGTCGTTCCGCTCGAGATAGGTGTTCCAGAGCGCGCGGATCGAAGGGTCGACCCGTTCCCGCCCGGCGCCCGGGTCCACACGGACGTACTCGCACTGTAGCAGCCCGTTCGGATGGCGGTCGACTCCGGCGAGCTCGAAGTGGTGTTCACAGGCCGCGCCGTCGAAGAGGGGACGCCCGCTCCCGAGCACGATCGGATGGATCGCCACGCGCAGCTCGTCGATCAGGCCCGCCGCGAGGAAGGACGCCGCCAACTCGCCGCCCCCGACCAGCCAGAGATGGCCGCCCGGGGCGTCGCGCAGAGCTGCGACCACCGACTCCGGGGTGTCGTCGAGGAAGCGAACGTGTTCGTCGACCTCGCCCGCGCGGGTTCGGCTGAACACGTAGCCCTTCTTGTCGCCGTAGGGGTAGTCGCCGAATCCGAGGACCTGCTCGTAGGTTCGCCGTCCCATGAGCACGGTGTCGACGGTGTCGCAGAAGGCCTCGAAGCCGAGGTCCTCGTCGGTGGAGAGCCAATCGACGGCTCCGTCCTCACGGGCGACGAAGCCGTCGAGACTGGTGGCGACGTAGTAGACGACCCGGCGATCGTGCACGGCTCACTCCTCCCGAGGGACGAGGCTCGTGCCGATCGCCGCGATGGTCAAGACTCGCTGGCCTCGGTCTCGGCCGTCAGGATGGCCACGCGGACCTCGGGGGGTGACTTCCTGCGGTCGATGCTGACCACGCGCACGGGGATCTCCTGTCCCACCTCGTAGTAGGCGCCGGCATCGGGTACGAAGCCGCGGTTCATGTCCTTCACGTGCAGCAGGGTCTTGGCGTGCTGATGCAGGTCGAGGAACACCCCGTACTTCTTGACCGTCTGCACACGGCACTCGACCACGTCGCCCACCTCGGGGAGGTCGATCGACTCGGGGTCGATGGGTTCCGGTGCCATGCCCGGTTCGTATTCGTCGTCGTACTCGTCATCGTACTCGTCGTACTCGTCGTCGTATTCGTCTTCGTACTCGTCGTCGTACTCGTCTTCATCGGCGGCTGCCCTCGAGGGGGCTTGGGCCTGGGTGCCGTTCTCGCGCCGCTCCCGCGGCTCTGGCGGACGTTTGTCGCTCTCGACTGCGTCGCGCAGGTCGTTGAGGTCGATGAAGTTCACGCCGACCTGCTGTCGCAGTTCCACCGCCACGTTCTGGGGCGTGGCGGCCACCATCACGCGCTTGCCCCGGCGTTGCAGGGTCTCGAGGAGCGGGACGAAGTCGCTGTCGCCGGTGACGAAGACCGCCGTGTCGTAGTGGTCGGCCTCGCTGAGTGCGTCGATCGCCAGTTCGATGTCCAGGCTGCCCTTCATGTGGTAGGTGCCCGACGTCCGGTCGAAGACCTGCTTCAGCACCTTCTTGCGGATGGAGAATCCGATCAGGGTCAGGTGGTGCAGGAAGCGCTCCTGCTCGGGTTCCGGAGTGCGGTTGTAGGCCTGGTACCAACGCGCCGCCACCAGCTCACGGCCTTCACGCATGGCCGCGAGGAATCGCGGCCATTCGATCCACCAGCCGAGTGCTTCCTTCTGGGCGAAATAGACGTTGGCGCCATCGACGAAGATGGCCACACGTTCGGCCATGGGAACACCTCGTTCCGACTGTGTTCGTGGACGAGGGGTCGGGAGCCGGCCACGAACGTTCTCGTAGAGCGAAGAGGAAGGAGGTTCGACACTCGATTCCAGTTCGCGTGCTGTTGCAATGGGCCCACGACGCGATGACGTCGTTCGCGGGCCGGGGTCGCGGATCGTTCCGCGCGGTGTCGATCAGTCCCTACGTTCCGGCCCGTCGGGCCCTCGACGCGTGAGAAGTCCATTGCGACGACGTCGGGGCCGTTGCCCATGCAATCGCAGGACAAGCTAGTCGACGCGAACCAGCGTGCCACCCCGGCGCTCGACGGTGCCGATCCGTGCAGCCTGCTCGTAGCCGGCCGCGCGGAGTGCCCGCAGGGCGTCTTCGGCCCGATCCGCGGGAACGCTCGCCACGAGGGGGCCGGAGGTCTGTGGATCGTGCAGGAGTTCGGCCCGTTCCGCCGCGAGTTCGCGCGTGATCTCCATGCGCTCGACGGCGTGGCGCGTGTTGGCCTGTGCGCCGCCGCACGTGA encodes the following:
- a CDS encoding dihydrofolate reductase family protein, with the protein product MHDRRVVYYVATSLDGFVAREDGAVDWLSTDEDLGFEAFCDTVDTVLMGRRTYEQVLGFGDYPYGDKKGYVFSRTRAGEVDEHVRFLDDTPESVVAALRDAPGGHLWLVGGGELAASFLAAGLIDELRVAIHPIVLGSGRPLFDGAACEHHFELAGVDRHPNGLLQCEYVRVDPGAGRERVDPSIRALWNTYLERNDQDPAHTPWTFTADRFGDSQELADELCNLILTGRKRATAPSVAELEATGRPLPRVGDHTVVLDGRGVARAIVRTTRVRVCAFEHVTRAFAGREGEGDGSLENWRRDHQAYYERVLAASGRHFSPNMDVVCEEFELVFGPRDLLAGLVDDD
- a CDS encoding NYN domain-containing protein, which produces MAERVAIFVDGANVYFAQKEALGWWIEWPRFLAAMREGRELVAARWYQAYNRTPEPEQERFLHHLTLIGFSIRKKVLKQVFDRTSGTYHMKGSLDIELAIDALSEADHYDTAVFVTGDSDFVPLLETLQRRGKRVMVAATPQNVAVELRQQVGVNFIDLNDLRDAVESDKRPPEPRERRENGTQAQAPSRAAADEDEYDDEYEDEYDDEYDEYDDEYDDEYEPGMAPEPIDPESIDLPEVGDVVECRVQTVKKYGVFLDLHQHAKTLLHVKDMNRGFVPDAGAYYEVGQEIPVRVVSIDRRKSPPEVRVAILTAETEASES